From a single Cryptococcus deuterogattii R265 chromosome 5, complete sequence genomic region:
- a CDS encoding pre-mRNA-splicing factor 18 produces the protein MDALLAEISAKRKALEVPEGDGGAKKYMRRADIERMHEEEERRKKEEERKEKEAKKAQEAKEKAAKVEARHAALARVQAASPSSSRSTPDPTIPSEERFNISPEECIRRLRQKGQPIRLFGESDKDRRLRLRALELLEERGPSGGQGRNDFKKALEEMESGLDKKDVERKARELHRLAEERGRKEGSAASGEGDSKEVDGKESREDKKKKGVDMGILDLKLIKTDPNKLYPIIYYALKGVLKEWEEWMDNRPEEIRRSTQGKLAAANQVQSAQSLKPLFRSLRSRDLAPDVLRLLAEIVHHMQSRAYQKANDAYLRLSIGNAAWPIGVTSVGIHERSAREKIGQDNIAHVLNDEVTRKYIQAVKRLLTFSQTIRPPEDVSQLMG, from the exons atggaCGCTCTTCTCGCGGAAATCTCAGCAAAGCGCAAGGCTCTTGAGGTACCCGAGGGGGATGGTGGTGCGAAGAAATACATGCGACGGGCGGATATCGAGCGAATgcacgaagaagaggaaagacggaagaaggaggaagagaggaaggagaaggaggcaaAAAAGGCCCAAGAAGCCAAAGAGAAGGCTGCTAAA GTCGAAGCACGTCATGCCGCTTTGGCTAGAGTCCAAGCTgcttcaccatcctcatcaaggTCCACTCCTGACCCAACCATTCCATCTGAAGAACGTTTCAACATCTCTCCAGAAGAATGCATACGGAGATTACGACAGAAAGGCCAGCCGATTAGACTTTTTGGAGAGTCAGACAAGGATAGACGTTTGCGTCTGCGTGCTCTGGAGCTGTTGGAGGAGCGGGGACCATCTGGTGGACAGGGAAGGAATGACTTCAAGAAGGCTttggaggaaatggaaagtGGACTTGATAAGAAGGATGTCGAACGAAAAGCGAGGGAGCTTCACAGGCTTGCCGAAGAAAGGGGCAGAAAGGAAGGGTCGGCAGCAAGCGGTGAAGGGGATAGCAAAGAAGTCgatgggaaagaaagcagagaagacaagaagaagaagggcgtgGATATGGGTATTCTAGATTTGAAATTGATCAAGACAGACCCTAATAAGCTCTACCCAATTATTTACTACGCGTTGAAG GGAGTGCTGAAAGAGtgggaagagtggatgGACAACCGTCCCGAAGAGATTCGACGTTCTACCCAAGGAAAACTTGCCGCTGCCAACCAGGTGCAATCTGCCCAATCGCTCAAACCCCTCTTCCGTTCTCTTCGTTCAAGAGATCTCGCCCCCGATGTTCTTCGACTGTTGGCGGAAATTGTCCACCATATGCAAAGTAGGGCGTATCAGAAGGCGAATGACGCCTATTTGAGGCTGTCTATTGGTAATGCCGCATGGCCTATTGGTGTGACTAGTGTTGGTATTCACGAACGAAGTGCACGAGAGAAGATCGGACAGGATAATATAGCGCACGTATTGAATGACGAGGTAACTCGAAAATACATTCAGGCGGTCAAAAG GTTATTAACATTCTCACAAACTATCCGACCACCGGAGGATGTTTCTCAGTTGATGGGTTGA
- a CDS encoding guanine nucleotide-binding protein subunit gamma: protein MSHLAPASIVRPHKTSMAELKLRRLNEHNARLREDLARPRARVSEASISLIKYCSSTKDPLLPSVWGPPGKKILMLLQIPGAAPSCSPA from the exons ATGTCCCACCTCGCTCCCGCTTCCATTGTCCGCCCTCATAAAACTTCCATGGCAGAGCTCAAACTCCGCCGTCTCAACGAACACAACGCCCGACTTCGAGAAGACCTGGCCCGGCCTCGAGCCAGAGTTAGCGAAGCCTCCATCAGCTTGATCAAGTACTGCTCAAGCACAAAAGaccctcttctgccatcGGTCTGGGGACCCcctgggaagaagatcctTATGCTCCTCCAGATACCGGGTGCTGCACCA TCATGTAGCCCCGCATAG
- a CDS encoding phosphoglycerate mutase, translated as MSPKRMPRVYLVRHGETEWSLNGRHTGVTDLPLTANGEKMVLEMSPRMIGEGKLINPAYLRHILISPRQRAQRTAELLFGENKPPVCNIITDPDVAEWDYGAYEGMLSKDIKKERPNWSIWDDGCPPGQTPGESPAQMSARVDRVIAKVRALHEKAQNAVGNPEEADYSDVMIFSHGHFSRCFIARWCDLPLKAGYHFAAEPGGLAVLGYQHKSLKEPSLLGLNWYTEDALERR; from the exons ATGTCTCCAAAACGAATGCCCCGGGTCTACCTTGTCCGTCACG GCGAGACTGAGTGGTCCTTGAACGGTAGACAC ACTGGAGTCACTGACCTTCCACTCACCGCCAACGGTGAGAAGATGGTTCTTGAAATGAGTCCTAGGATGATTGGGGAGGGAA AACTCATCAACCCTGCTTACCTCCGACACATACTCATCTCCCCCCGCCAACGAGCTCAACGAACCGCCGAACTT CTCTTTGGCGAAAACAAGCCCCCAGTGTGTAACATTATTACCGACCCCGATGTTGCTGAATGGGACTATGGAGCGTACGAAGGAATGCTTTCCAAGGAtatcaagaaggagaggccTAACTGGAGCATCTGGGACGACGG CTGCCCTCCCGGTCAGACCCCCGGAGAATCTCCCGCACAAATGTCCGCTCGAGTCGACCGCGTCATCGCCAAAGTCCGCGCTCTCCACGAAAAGGCTCAAAATGCGGTCGGGAACCCAGAAGAAGCCGACTATTCAGACGTCatgatcttctcccatgGCCACTTTTCCAGGTGTTTCATTGCGAGGTGGTGTGACTTGCCCCTCAAGGCTGGATACCACTTTGCTGCTGAGCCTGGAGGT CTTGCTGTTTTGGGTTATCAGCACAAGTCTCTCAAGGAACCCT CTCTTCTCGGTCTCAACTGGTACACCGAGGATGCTCTCGAGCGCCGATAA